A section of the Flavobacterium sp. CG_23.5 genome encodes:
- a CDS encoding murein L,D-transpeptidase, with product MKKSILPIMVIVLLFLLTSIFCKNNNNKKEIVKTATLKSAVISQDVIVPKMLPFDSTLVQAFFIKNPELKKYQSDVITLYRKHQYNYIWYDKNRISEVGNFLYNKLNNLEGEGIDAVVPYKDKLDLIFQTSGESQNPNEDAELLLSSLYFFYADKVYRGLDSDKIEEMGWYLPRKKQSYVDYLGSILAKPSLIYKDESEVYGQYYRLREQLKKYREMDQKGEWNPIEVDRKVKSFKLGDSSKTIAQIRQHLYLTEDIQSDSKSAVYDDALATGILKYKKRTAFNLDKVILPKHIAAMNVPLKERIKTIMVNMERCRWLCSCVSSLKGLIFINIPAYQLTYFSKGKKELVSNVVVGKVMNKTVVFSADIKYIVFSPYWNVPNSILRKEILPALAKNPNYMVKHDMEWFDGRVRQRPGPENSLGLVKFLFPNNNAIYLHDTPSKNLFDEEKRAFSHGCIRVAKPVELANLILKDDKAWNPEKIAEAMSSGVETWYPLKNKIPVYIGYFTAWVDDDGILHFYEDVYNRDKQLASLIFTK from the coding sequence ATGAAAAAGTCAATCCTCCCCATTATGGTTATCGTCTTGCTGTTTTTGTTGACTTCCATATTTTGTAAAAACAATAACAACAAAAAAGAAATCGTAAAAACGGCCACTTTAAAATCAGCAGTGATTTCACAAGATGTTATTGTTCCAAAAATGTTGCCTTTTGACAGCACTTTGGTACAGGCTTTTTTTATCAAGAATCCAGAACTAAAAAAGTATCAATCTGATGTAATAACGCTGTATCGCAAACATCAATACAATTACATTTGGTATGATAAAAACAGAATCAGCGAAGTTGGGAATTTCTTATACAACAAGTTAAATAATTTAGAGGGAGAAGGGATTGACGCAGTGGTTCCGTATAAAGATAAACTAGACCTTATTTTTCAAACTTCGGGAGAGAGTCAAAACCCAAATGAAGATGCTGAACTGCTCCTATCCTCTTTGTATTTCTTTTATGCCGATAAAGTTTACCGTGGATTAGATTCTGATAAAATTGAAGAGATGGGATGGTATCTTCCTCGAAAAAAACAATCGTATGTTGATTATCTTGGTTCTATTTTGGCAAAGCCTTCCCTAATTTACAAAGACGAAAGCGAGGTTTACGGGCAGTATTACCGACTTCGGGAACAGTTAAAAAAATATCGTGAAATGGATCAAAAAGGGGAATGGAATCCCATAGAGGTGGATCGAAAGGTAAAGTCCTTCAAACTTGGAGACTCTTCAAAAACGATAGCACAAATAAGACAACACTTATATCTTACGGAAGATATTCAAAGCGATTCTAAAAGTGCCGTTTATGATGACGCACTGGCGACCGGGATTTTGAAATACAAAAAAAGAACTGCCTTCAACCTTGACAAAGTGATTTTGCCAAAACACATCGCGGCAATGAACGTGCCATTGAAGGAACGCATAAAAACCATCATGGTCAATATGGAACGTTGCCGATGGCTATGCAGTTGCGTTTCCTCCTTGAAAGGTTTGATATTCATCAACATTCCAGCCTACCAATTGACCTATTTTAGTAAAGGGAAAAAGGAATTAGTTTCTAATGTAGTCGTTGGAAAGGTCATGAATAAAACGGTAGTTTTTAGTGCCGACATAAAATACATCGTTTTCAGTCCCTACTGGAATGTGCCCAACAGTATTTTAAGAAAAGAAATCCTGCCCGCTCTTGCCAAAAACCCTAATTACATGGTCAAACATGACATGGAATGGTTCGACGGCCGTGTCAGACAAAGACCCGGACCCGAAAATTCCCTAGGATTGGTAAAATTTTTATTCCCTAACAACAATGCCATTTATTTGCATGACACACCTTCAAAGAATTTATTTGATGAAGAAAAAAGAGCCTTCAGTCATGGCTGCATTCGAGTGGCTAAACCCGTGGAACTTGCCAATCTTATTTTGAAAGACGACAAGGCATGGAATCCTGAAAAGATTGCTGAAGCCATGTCTAGCGGAGTTGAAACCTGGTATCCCCTTAAAAACAAGATTCCTGTTTATATTGGTTATTTTACCGCTTGGGTCGATGATGACGGCATCCTTCACTTCTATGAGGATGTTTACAATCGAGACAAACAACTTGCCTCGTTGATATTTACAAAATAA
- a CDS encoding HPF/RaiA family ribosome-associated protein produces MKIQINTDKNVEGHERLESYFSNELEKGLSRFEDKITRLEVHLGDENSDKSGINDKRCLIEVRAANMQPIVVTNHADTTEKAFQGSLEKMKKVLGTTFDKMKAH; encoded by the coding sequence ATGAAAATTCAAATCAACACGGACAAAAATGTAGAAGGACACGAGAGATTAGAATCTTATTTTTCTAATGAACTGGAAAAAGGGCTATCACGTTTTGAAGATAAAATTACACGTCTTGAAGTACATCTTGGAGATGAAAACAGTGACAAGTCAGGGATTAATGACAAACGATGTCTTATTGAAGTTCGTGCCGCAAATATGCAGCCTATCGTAGTCACTAATCATGCTGATACTACTGAGAAAGCTTTTCAAGGTTCGTTAGAGAAGATGAAAAAAGTATTGGGAACCACTTTTGATAAAATGAAAGCACACTAA
- a CDS encoding TonB-dependent receptor — MKKFIITLFLGFSVMLQAQNSVSGTVTDLKNQPIKGVSVYATELHKGAITDENGKYNMSNLPNGSIKLTFNFVGFGIQNKTINNAQKENTLDVILEETIFQMDEVIVSTAFNKLQSQNVMKVEHQSMKELQRKGTATLIEGLATIPGVSQVSTGTSIGKPVIRGLSGNRVLVYSQGVRMENQQFGDEHGLGLNDAGIESVEVIKGPASLLYGSDALGGVLYFNPEKFAEANTFKANFSQKLFSNTLGSNSSLGLKTSTENWKFMTRGSYNTHSDYSIADGDRVTNTRYSEADFKTGIGYSNAKFSTVLRYNYNKLDLGIPENGPEASTGEQSTSKKTGFPKQGVFNHLLSLNNIFFFQNSKLDVDLGYVANDRSEFTDSDVASLHMKLKTFNYDAKYHLPKIGKVESIVGIQGMHQTNTNSGEEYLIPDAETNDFGVFGTANYEWESNVLQGGLRFDNRQITTQEHGTAGEEGYFKAIDKTYDSFNASLGYKTNLAEDLTLRLNMASGFRSPNLAELTSNGVHEGTNRYEIGNSDLKTEQNVQTDINLEYKNSHFEFFANGFYNHINNYIYTSPAGIVIAGNDVFDYIQNNAKLYGGEIGLHFHPHPLDWLHFETSFETVTGKKKNGDYLPLIPANNWSNTIRTEFKIKNWLEDGFATFNVSSTFNQNNVSGFETKSNGYSLVNLGFGGKIKLGKTSFDVNLNGNNLLDKSYIAHLSRLKRDGIPNIGRNVVLGVNFNL; from the coding sequence ATGAAAAAATTTATTATAACCCTATTCTTGGGGTTTTCAGTTATGCTTCAAGCACAGAATTCGGTATCAGGAACCGTGACTGATTTAAAAAATCAGCCTATTAAAGGCGTTTCGGTTTATGCAACAGAATTACACAAAGGAGCCATAACAGATGAAAACGGAAAATATAACATGTCCAATCTTCCAAATGGAAGCATAAAACTTACTTTCAATTTCGTTGGTTTTGGAATCCAAAACAAAACGATAAATAATGCACAAAAAGAGAATACGCTGGATGTAATTCTGGAAGAAACCATATTCCAGATGGATGAGGTGATTGTTTCCACCGCTTTCAATAAATTACAATCGCAAAACGTGATGAAAGTTGAACATCAAAGTATGAAAGAGTTACAACGAAAAGGAACTGCTACTTTAATCGAAGGATTGGCGACTATTCCAGGAGTTTCGCAAGTTTCTACGGGAACTTCTATCGGTAAACCCGTTATTCGTGGTTTGAGCGGGAATCGTGTTTTGGTCTATTCGCAAGGTGTTAGAATGGAAAACCAACAGTTTGGCGACGAACATGGCTTAGGACTAAACGACGCAGGAATAGAAAGTGTTGAGGTGATAAAAGGCCCTGCTTCTTTACTTTATGGCTCCGATGCTTTGGGTGGAGTTTTGTATTTTAATCCAGAGAAATTTGCCGAAGCCAATACATTCAAAGCTAATTTCAGTCAGAAACTTTTTTCGAATACGCTAGGAAGTAATTCTTCTTTGGGATTGAAAACATCAACCGAAAATTGGAAATTCATGACCCGTGGGAGTTACAATACCCATTCCGATTATAGCATTGCCGATGGTGATCGAGTGACAAATACTCGTTACAGTGAAGCAGATTTCAAAACGGGAATTGGTTATAGCAATGCTAAATTTTCAACAGTATTGCGTTACAATTACAACAAATTAGATTTAGGAATTCCAGAGAACGGTCCCGAAGCTTCGACAGGAGAACAATCTACAAGCAAAAAAACGGGTTTTCCTAAACAAGGTGTTTTTAATCATTTATTGAGTTTAAATAATATCTTCTTTTTCCAAAATTCAAAACTGGATGTCGATTTGGGTTATGTTGCCAATGACCGATCTGAGTTCACAGATAGTGATGTAGCCAGTTTGCATATGAAATTGAAAACCTTCAATTACGATGCAAAATACCATTTGCCAAAAATAGGCAAAGTAGAATCTATCGTAGGAATTCAGGGGATGCACCAAACCAACACCAATTCAGGTGAGGAATATTTGATTCCGGATGCTGAAACCAATGATTTTGGTGTTTTTGGAACTGCTAATTATGAGTGGGAATCTAATGTGTTACAAGGAGGATTGCGTTTCGATAACAGACAAATCACCACGCAAGAACACGGAACTGCCGGAGAAGAAGGCTACTTTAAAGCCATTGATAAAACCTACGATAGTTTTAATGCTTCCCTGGGTTACAAAACCAATTTAGCCGAAGATTTGACTTTGCGATTGAATATGGCTTCTGGTTTTAGATCACCGAATCTGGCCGAATTAACATCCAATGGAGTTCATGAAGGAACCAATCGCTATGAAATTGGTAACAGCGATTTGAAAACCGAGCAAAACGTACAAACGGATATCAATTTAGAATATAAAAACAGTCATTTTGAGTTTTTTGCCAATGGATTTTACAATCATATCAACAATTATATCTATACCTCGCCAGCAGGAATAGTAATTGCTGGAAACGATGTTTTCGATTATATTCAGAATAATGCTAAACTGTATGGTGGTGAAATTGGATTGCATTTTCATCCGCACCCTTTAGACTGGTTGCATTTTGAAACAAGTTTTGAAACGGTTACCGGTAAGAAAAAAAATGGTGATTATTTGCCGTTAATTCCTGCCAACAATTGGAGCAATACCATTCGAACTGAATTTAAAATCAAAAATTGGTTGGAAGACGGTTTTGCGACCTTTAATGTTTCTTCTACTTTCAATCAAAATAATGTCAGTGGTTTTGAAACAAAATCAAATGGATATTCATTAGTGAATTTAGGTTTTGGAGGGAAAATAAAATTGGGTAAAACTTCTTTTGATGTTAATCTCAACGGAAACAATTTATTAGACAAAAGCTATATCGCGCATCTTTCAAGATTAAAAAGAGACGGCATTCCTAACATAGGAAGAAACGTCGTTTTGGGCGTAAATTTTAATTTGTAG
- a CDS encoding murein L,D-transpeptidase, with protein sequence MKKLLFPIISFVLTFLFLIVSCKKQDKKEAEANKVSLETPFDSTLVKTFFVNHPKLKKYQSDVEKLYRKHQFHYVWYDENGINDFGNLLYDKINNLEEEGVQVDVPYKKQLADIYEDPDNDQKPDIDTELLSSSLYFFYADKVYHGIPANKTTDLGWYLPRKKQSYVSYLDSLLIEPTLINKDEKGVLSQYYLLKDVLQKYRQIEKKGGWKTITIDPSVKSYKLGDSSKTIAQIRQRLFITGDISRDSKSNIYDAALVDGILKYKMRSGNTVNKLILPEHIKDMNISVAQRIKTLTVNMERCRWISNDITKSKELIVINIPAYELTYFNNGKPELRSKVVVGKALNKTVVFSASMRYIAFSPYWNVPTSILKKEILPAIEENENYLAEHNMEWNGNDVRQKPGGDNSLGKVKFLFPNSNNIYLHDTPSKSLFNSEDRAFSHGCIRVAKPKDLANIILKNDPNWTPKKIDEAMNRDTETMYTLKNKIPVYIGYFTSWVDDKGIVHFYEDIYNRDQRLASLIYAK encoded by the coding sequence ATGAAAAAGTTACTATTCCCAATTATAAGTTTCGTTTTGACATTTTTGTTCCTAATTGTTTCCTGTAAAAAACAGGACAAAAAAGAAGCAGAAGCCAATAAAGTTTCGCTTGAAACTCCTTTTGACAGTACGTTGGTAAAAACATTTTTTGTTAATCATCCAAAACTAAAAAAATACCAATCTGATGTGGAGAAATTGTACCGCAAACATCAATTTCATTATGTATGGTATGATGAGAACGGAATCAACGATTTCGGTAATCTATTATATGACAAGATTAATAATCTTGAAGAAGAGGGTGTTCAAGTCGATGTTCCTTATAAAAAACAATTAGCAGATATTTACGAAGATCCAGATAATGACCAAAAACCGGACATTGATACGGAACTGCTAAGTTCATCCCTTTACTTTTTTTACGCAGACAAAGTATATCATGGAATACCTGCCAATAAAACGACGGATTTAGGATGGTATCTTCCAAGAAAAAAACAATCGTATGTCAGTTATTTGGACTCACTTTTAATCGAGCCTACTTTAATTAACAAAGACGAAAAAGGGGTTTTAAGTCAATATTATCTTCTTAAAGATGTGCTGCAAAAATACCGTCAAATAGAAAAAAAAGGCGGATGGAAAACTATTACCATTGATCCTAGTGTAAAGTCATATAAATTAGGAGACAGCTCTAAAACAATTGCACAAATAAGACAACGATTATTCATTACGGGTGATATTTCAAGGGATTCAAAAAGCAACATTTATGACGCTGCATTGGTCGATGGAATTTTGAAATACAAAATGAGAAGCGGTAATACTGTTAATAAACTTATTTTACCAGAACACATAAAAGACATGAATATCTCTGTTGCGCAGCGTATAAAAACACTTACAGTCAACATGGAACGTTGCCGATGGATTTCAAATGACATCACCAAGTCCAAAGAGTTAATCGTCATCAATATCCCTGCTTATGAGTTAACTTATTTTAACAACGGAAAACCGGAGTTACGCTCTAAAGTAGTCGTTGGGAAAGCTTTGAATAAAACGGTGGTTTTTAGTGCTTCAATGCGATACATTGCATTTAGTCCTTATTGGAACGTGCCAACGAGTATTTTGAAAAAAGAGATACTTCCTGCTATTGAAGAAAACGAAAACTATTTAGCCGAACACAATATGGAATGGAACGGCAACGATGTAAGACAAAAACCAGGAGGTGATAATTCCCTAGGCAAAGTGAAATTTTTGTTTCCAAATTCCAATAATATTTATTTGCACGACACGCCTTCAAAAAGCTTATTCAACAGCGAAGACAGAGCCTTTAGTCATGGTTGCATCCGAGTTGCTAAACCAAAAGACCTAGCGAATATCATTTTGAAAAATGACCCAAATTGGACTCCGAAAAAAATTGACGAAGCCATGAATAGAGATACGGAAACGATGTATACATTAAAAAATAAAATTCCAGTTTATATTGGTTATTTTACTTCTTGGGTAGATGACAAAGGAATTGTTCATTTTTATGAAGACATTTACAATAGAGACCAAAGACTGGCTTCTTTGATATATGCTAAATAA
- a CDS encoding prolyl oligopeptidase family serine peptidase, which produces MAVSATFASFGQNQKINTMKYPHTNKGETVDVYFDTKVADPYRWLEDDKSAETGDWVKTQNKVTYDYLAKIPFRDALKARLEKLWNYEKIGAPFIEGNYTYYYKNNGLQNQSVLYRKDFKGKETVFLDPNTFSKDGTTSLGGLDFSRDGSKVAYAISEGGSDWRKVIIMDAITQKIIEDTIVDVKFSGVSWHGNKGFYYSSYDKPKGSELSAKTDQHKLYFHKLGTAQKEDQIIFGADQKRRYVGGSVTEDDHYLVINASTSTYGNELYIKDLTKPNSPIITIVDNFKSDNSIIDNEGTKLFIDTDLNAPNKRIVTVDVSNPKPENWKDFIAETDNVLTPTTGGGYVFANYMKDAVSVVKQYDYSGKMIREIQLPDLGTAGGFGGKKKEKMLYYSFTNYVSPGTIYSFEPKSGKSAVYEKPKVDFKTEDYVSKQVFYTSKDGTKIPMMITHKKGLKLDGKNPTILYGYGGFNVSLTPSFSIANAVWMENGGVYAVPNLRGGGEYGKKWHDAGTKMQKQNVFDDFIAAAEYLIAQKYTSSSFLAIRGGSNGGLLVGATMTQRPDLMKVALPAVGVMDMLRYHTFTSGAGWAYDYGTSQDSKEMFAYIKGYSPVNNVKQGTQYPATMVTTGDHDDRVVPAHSFKFAAELQEKQTGPNPTLIRIDINAGHGAGKAVAATIQENVDIQAFTLYNMGFTALPKL; this is translated from the coding sequence ATGGCTGTATCTGCCACATTCGCAAGTTTTGGTCAAAACCAAAAAATAAATACAATGAAGTATCCACATACCAATAAAGGCGAAACGGTTGACGTCTATTTTGATACCAAAGTTGCGGATCCGTATCGCTGGCTCGAAGACGATAAATCTGCTGAGACGGGTGATTGGGTAAAAACGCAAAACAAGGTTACTTATGACTATTTAGCTAAAATCCCGTTTCGTGATGCATTGAAAGCAAGATTGGAAAAACTATGGAATTACGAGAAGATAGGAGCGCCTTTCATTGAAGGGAATTATACGTACTACTACAAAAATAATGGTTTACAAAACCAATCGGTGTTGTATAGAAAAGACTTTAAAGGAAAAGAGACGGTTTTTCTAGATCCAAATACTTTTTCTAAGGACGGAACTACTTCACTGGGAGGATTGGATTTCTCAAGAGATGGTTCCAAAGTCGCGTATGCCATTTCAGAGGGCGGAAGCGACTGGAGAAAAGTGATTATCATGGATGCCATCACTCAAAAAATAATAGAAGATACCATTGTCGATGTAAAATTCAGCGGGGTTTCTTGGCACGGGAATAAAGGATTTTACTATTCCAGTTATGACAAACCAAAAGGAAGTGAATTGTCGGCTAAAACGGACCAACACAAACTGTATTTTCACAAACTTGGAACGGCGCAAAAAGAAGATCAAATCATCTTTGGCGCAGACCAAAAAAGAAGATATGTTGGTGGAAGTGTGACAGAAGACGATCATTATTTGGTCATCAACGCTTCGACTTCAACCTATGGGAATGAATTGTATATCAAAGACCTGACAAAACCAAATAGCCCCATTATTACCATTGTCGATAATTTCAAAAGTGACAACAGTATAATTGACAACGAAGGCACTAAATTATTCATAGATACCGACTTAAATGCGCCCAATAAACGCATTGTTACGGTAGATGTCAGTAACCCAAAACCCGAAAACTGGAAAGACTTTATTGCAGAAACCGATAATGTTTTGACACCAACAACCGGCGGCGGTTATGTTTTTGCTAATTATATGAAAGATGCGGTTTCGGTGGTGAAACAATATGATTATTCAGGAAAAATGATTCGGGAGATACAGTTGCCGGATCTTGGAACTGCAGGCGGTTTTGGCGGAAAGAAAAAAGAAAAAATGCTCTATTATTCTTTTACCAATTATGTTAGCCCAGGAACTATTTATTCATTCGAACCAAAATCAGGAAAATCGGCCGTGTATGAAAAACCAAAAGTAGATTTTAAAACCGAAGATTATGTGTCGAAACAAGTGTTTTACACTTCCAAAGACGGAACCAAAATCCCGATGATGATTACCCATAAAAAAGGATTGAAACTCGATGGCAAAAACCCAACGATATTGTATGGATATGGCGGTTTCAACGTAAGCTTAACGCCAAGTTTCAGTATTGCCAATGCCGTTTGGATGGAAAACGGCGGCGTTTATGCCGTTCCTAATTTGCGTGGCGGAGGCGAATACGGAAAAAAATGGCATGATGCAGGCACCAAAATGCAAAAGCAAAATGTGTTTGATGATTTCATCGCAGCGGCTGAATATCTGATTGCTCAAAAGTACACATCCTCTAGTTTTCTTGCCATTCGTGGTGGTTCAAACGGCGGATTGTTAGTGGGAGCTACCATGACGCAACGCCCGGATTTAATGAAGGTAGCGTTACCCGCGGTGGGCGTTATGGATATGTTGCGCTACCACACCTTTACCTCGGGAGCGGGTTGGGCGTACGATTACGGAACATCACAGGATAGCAAGGAAATGTTTGCCTACATCAAGGGGTATTCTCCGGTGAATAATGTAAAACAAGGAACCCAATATCCGGCCACGATGGTCACAACGGGCGATCATGACGATAGAGTAGTGCCAGCACATAGTTTTAAATTTGCAGCCGAATTACAGGAAAAACAAACTGGACCAAATCCCACTTTAATTCGAATTGATATTAATGCGGGACATGGCGCGGGGAAAGCCGTGGCGGCAACCATTCAGGAAAACGTGGACATACAGGCATTTACCTTGTATAATATGGGCTTTACCGCGTTGCCAAAACTGTAG
- a CDS encoding murein L,D-transpeptidase: MKNYVLSIVVVLCGVSVATIYHNRNENLTVKVISVAKKLQEYTFGKSEVPLSKAIVSEFFSKYPDLKKYQSDVIAVYKKRNYKSIWYDEKGLLEFADLLYSKVNLIEEEGLKSNLAYKDKIDGIFDSEFKDELSRTDTEIFLSTMYVFYAKKVFRGIDSKKIKEIGWFLPRKDLSYENLLDSLLVDTKLLSKNEKTLYEQYYKLRDYLKIYRQIEKSGEWTPIEANASVQFYKPSDSSKVIGQIRHRLTVTGDLKQDSKSNVYDNDLMAGVLNYKKRNGYQPNYQISIWQIQRMNVPIKKYIQTIMVNMERCRWIDPALTKSDEIIIINIPAFNLIYRKNGIKELESNLLVGKNITETVVFSSYISSIVFSPYWNIPQSIVENELSLALFADKDYLAKHNMESNKGKVRQKPGGKNPMGLVKFMFPNTNDIYLHDTPSKSLFEFNYRALSHGCINMDKAKELAVLLLKNDPEWPIERINEAMKGEKETTYILKKKIPLYIGYFTSWVDDKGEIHFYEDIYDRDERLASLLYEED; this comes from the coding sequence ATGAAAAACTATGTTTTATCCATCGTAGTAGTATTATGTGGTGTATCAGTTGCTACGATCTACCATAACCGAAATGAAAATCTAACGGTTAAAGTTATTTCTGTTGCCAAAAAGCTTCAGGAATATACCTTTGGAAAATCTGAAGTTCCCCTTAGCAAAGCCATTGTCTCCGAATTTTTTAGTAAATATCCCGATTTAAAAAAATACCAGTCCGATGTTATTGCTGTTTACAAAAAAAGAAATTACAAATCGATTTGGTACGATGAAAAAGGACTTCTTGAATTTGCTGATTTGCTATATTCTAAAGTAAATCTAATCGAAGAAGAAGGTCTAAAATCGAATCTCGCCTATAAAGACAAAATTGACGGAATCTTCGATTCGGAATTCAAAGATGAACTCTCCAGAACTGACACCGAAATATTTTTGTCAACCATGTATGTGTTTTATGCTAAAAAAGTTTTTCGCGGCATTGACTCTAAAAAAATTAAAGAAATTGGATGGTTTCTTCCAAGGAAGGACTTGTCTTACGAGAATTTATTGGATTCATTACTGGTGGATACTAAATTACTAAGCAAGAATGAGAAAACCTTGTATGAACAATATTATAAGTTGCGTGATTATTTAAAAATATACAGACAGATAGAAAAAAGCGGTGAATGGACTCCCATTGAAGCAAATGCTTCCGTACAATTCTACAAACCTTCTGACAGCTCAAAAGTCATTGGCCAAATAAGACATCGCCTTACAGTTACCGGAGATTTAAAACAGGATTCCAAGAGCAATGTGTACGATAATGATTTAATGGCAGGAGTATTGAATTACAAAAAACGAAATGGTTATCAACCTAATTACCAAATCTCAATTTGGCAAATTCAGCGAATGAATGTACCGATTAAGAAATACATTCAAACAATTATGGTCAACATGGAACGTTGCCGATGGATTGATCCCGCTTTGACAAAATCGGATGAGATCATAATCATAAACATTCCGGCATTTAACTTAATTTATAGAAAAAACGGCATAAAAGAATTAGAGTCAAATTTGTTGGTGGGCAAAAACATAACTGAAACAGTTGTTTTTAGCAGTTATATAAGTTCTATTGTGTTCAGTCCTTATTGGAATATTCCCCAAAGCATCGTTGAAAACGAATTGTCATTGGCGTTGTTTGCTGATAAAGATTACTTAGCCAAACATAATATGGAATCCAACAAAGGGAAAGTCAGACAAAAACCTGGAGGAAAGAACCCAATGGGACTCGTTAAATTTATGTTTCCAAATACTAATGATATTTATTTACACGATACACCATCCAAAAGTTTATTTGAATTCAATTACCGTGCATTAAGTCACGGTTGCATCAATATGGACAAAGCCAAGGAATTGGCGGTTTTATTGTTAAAAAACGATCCTGAATGGCCTATCGAACGTATAAACGAAGCTATGAAAGGGGAAAAAGAAACCACCTATATTCTGAAAAAAAAGATACCGCTTTACATTGGATATTTTACCTCTTGGGTAGACGACAAAGGGGAAATTCATTTTTATGAAGATATCTACGATAGAGATGAAAGATTAGCGTCCTTGTTATATGAGGAAGATTAG